The DNA sequence TAATATGTATTGCTTCTTCTGACAAAACAAAGTCTTTAAAGAACTCCATTATATCATCCTTACCAGCAGAAAATGGCAGTCCCCGCAACCTCAATACACCTGTGTGTTCAGCTGAGTCCTTCCCCTCATCATAAGATTTAGCCCTTTGGACCCTTCGATGTGGTGAACCCCGAGTATCTGAAACTTCCTTTGCTATTGCCTTATAGTATTCCTGCCTCTTACTCCTGAAAACCTCAACATACCTCCTGCCCAAGTTCTGCCTATTCCTTTGAAGCGCAAAATCAACTTGAAGAGGATACCCCAAGACACAAAAAGCTTCCCCAGTAAACTTGCCACTATTGTGGACAAAGAGAATATCAACTATGTCCAAACCATGGAAGAACTCAGCCACATCAGTTTCTGTGCAATCAAATGGAAGACCGCGAATTCGGACAACAGGGAAGGGTGGAGATGGATTGACATAGGGATAAGGAGATGCATTGTACATAAAACTTGGACCAGGGGAAGTCCCATAGAAAGAAGGTCCCTGATCAACTACCCGCTGACGTTTTGCACCCATTTCACGCCCGTCCCCACCATCAGCAAATTTACTGCCAGTTACAATATCCATGTAGACAGCAGAAAAGAAAACTTGTCAATGATTCATTCACAAACtacaaagaaatcaaaattaCTTAGTTCTACCGTGTTTCCAATGAACTATGCTACAAATGGCACTCCCCTCCCTAAAATGGGGGTGTTGAGTGAAAGGCTGCAGCACCCAATCCCATGGGATGTGATTTACAAGGTACAAATGCATATCAGGAATGCAAACTTCAACTAGGAATATTAGAAGATTCATTTGTTGTTACGTACATTCTGAGATACAAATGTATCATATGTAATGGgaacttcaaaaaaaattacattggaCACCAGGATTGATGATAGAAAGTTCAAATGTAGGATTTCATAAGAAGCCACCATGTCAATTTTTCACAAGCATGTGTTCTAAGCCAATTCAATGATGATGATAGCTAGATACATAAATTCAACATCAtgagaaaatctgaaaatcttgTAAGAGAGCCCAAGTTGCGCCCTGGAAAATGGGGTTAGTTTTGTTCTTGGGGCGTGGGgcagatgaaaatgaaaatacttacacaagtattctattatttttatgcTTTGCTCAATAAAATCCATCTTCAAGCATTTCCATTCTTTTGCCTCATCTTCCTGAGAACCAGGCGATAATGTTTAACCTTATCCATTCCCATAACCATAAGCTGTtaatgttgggaatttggacttTCCCGCACATCAACCAATTACTAGCTCACCCTACATAGATTAAATGGCTCAACAAATTATTTGAGTGTTTGTGCGGGAATCTGCATGCTGACCTAGTTCTCGGATTAATTATCACCATTCTCTTTTAGGCGATTTAAGGTCTAAGCAAGCATATGCTCGGGTCAGGTGCATGGTGTCCCAGGAGGACACTTTTCAATTAACATTCTAAACCTTAACGGCTTACATTTCCAGTAGCTAGGTTCAGTCCCTTGCTTATTTCTACTATATTTTGGTATCTTCCTTCACCATGAAAAGCAGTCCCAACATATTATTGCTGTCAAAAAGCTAATTAGGTTGAGAGAGGACTCTAAACATTATCAAAGCCTGCTTTCATGCCTGAAAGTACATTCCATGTATCTATGATTAGCGTGCACTCGAAatataaggtttttttttttttttttcaaactttatttttaggttggggaacctctccaaggcagggcccttcgtACCCACTCCTGCAGAGTAAACCTAGATCCAGTGCACCGCACCTTCGAAAGTTTCCTTACACAGAACTTGTTAAATCGTTGGCTTTTCACCAAAGGGTGTGGCACCaaatgattgtttgcacccattaGGTGTTTAACCTtagaccttgaagggagtgataccccaagaccaaggccttcaccacttgggccaaccccttggggttccAGAAATATAAGTTACAGTAGCTCACCAATGctcaataaagaaaataattgtttttagttACATGTATTcgaaatgtttgaaaaaagacATTGCAATACTCCACCACATATTTCCAAGTTAAGTTTTTCTAGAACCCCACACAAATGGATGGATAACAATTCACTACTCCTAAAGCATGGTGCTGCCCCCAGGGGGTGTGCAAAAAGCTTGGTCCCTCATGCATTTAACGTCCTATCATCCCCTTCTAACAAAAAAATCCGAGATAATATAAAGGATTATGACCTTAGACTAGCATATGGTACACCGAAGCCAATATCGAAAAATGTGCTGACATCCGTGTTGTGGTAGATGAGAAATTCGCTCATTGAAGATTCATGATCAGTTTCACATGGCTTGTAgggttcttttttctcttttgggtATAAGTATTATTATCTGAACTATTacccaaaaaaggaaaaaataaaagtatcagTACCTATTTCAAAGAACACTGAGATAGCATGTGACCATTGCTTTCCTGAatctaactttatttttttaacgagATAATGATATGGCATCCTTAGAATATATAAGTCACACCCTCACATTCCAAAGGAAGATCTGTCATTTGATTTAGAAACCATTGGCTTCCCCACTAAGTTGTTTTAGAACATAAACACGGCCTCAAAGGGGCAACTCCTGAAAATCTAGAAAAGGGAGATGACTGCATCATATCTTGCTGAACTTcaagtatttaaaataaacacATTTATCTATGCGCTGAACTTGgaagtatttaaaataaatacatttatcTATGCTGAACTGCGAACATTAGAACCATGGAGAACAATTACAAACATACAAATTGTGCATACACTTAACAATGTACCTCCTTCCTGTCCAaattttaagtaaataaaaGTAAAGTTAATTTATAGAGTATATAAAACAATGACgttttaaacaataaaaaagcaTCATCTTCAGCACATTTTGGCTGTTAAACaggattttaaaaaagaaaattaaaataaaaaaaatcccccTTTTTTTATCGTTTTCATCATTTCCATCTTAAGAATAAAATAGTAGTGATCAATTCAGCTACTACATGTTTATCATCTCAACCTATCACCTCGCGCACACAAATTTTTCCGTATTTAAATAGTTAATCATAACACCTCACTCGTAATACATCATGCGCTTGACGGATTATCTATATCCCAAATGAATTAGCGGCGGGTTATGCTGCAAAACTAGGTGAAAGCTGGAAACAAATACCCAGTTCTACAAGTTCTTCAGTTAAAAACAAATCCCtataaaggcaaaaaaaaaaccaattcaaGCTATGGATATACATAATTAAGAAGGATAAAtagaaacacaaaaattaattaaggaGACTCGTTAAAAACCCCAACTCACATAGGAAATCAGAGTTTGTGTGTACCAAAAATCTAAATCTAAAGCTAATCGAAGAAGTGCCTTACCCTCTGTAGAACATGTTGGTCGATATGCGCCGGAGAGAAAGCCCAGTTGGATCTTTTTCCCCCCTATTAGAACGCTCCAATTCTAATCCGTGTGTCTTAGAGTTTTGGAGATTCGGCAAATATGGGGGCTGCGATTATACATAAAGAGGAAGAAGACCGCGTCGTTTCTTTGATATCTCAGGGAAATTATATTTCACCCCAACCacaattcttttgaaaattcaaaatttgaccttcaaacttccaaaaataTCCTTATGCTCTACTCCCAATCCGCACTTTAAAACATGGGCccttttatttgtttgggcTAAGAATGCACATTGGGCCTCTTAAACATGTAgcattacataaatattaatctAGATTTTAACCGTTAGATTAAAATCGTTATTAGATCAAAagatgattagataaaaattaccgttaaaataaatgatattaaagaaaaaaaatgtttagataaaattacaaatatgactattggatttttaaaatatgactGTTGGATATgctaaataaagaaataatagtaaattattaaaatattattttaatgactTGGCCAAATGTGTAAATAATCTAATATGTGATGTGTAAGAAGTGAATTACATAAACCTCTAAAGCAAGTtggtaggttttttttttcttgctcaaAATATTCAGATAACTTACAGCTGAAAGGAAAGCACATGATGCACTAAACCGAGTTGGCAAGATGGTTGCATAAGCAAAGAAACAGATGGAGTtctcatctaaaaccatctcaccTACTACCCAACCATGCCACAACAACGAAGATGTCAAGGTGGTGGCTCTTGTACAACAATCTAAGCCACCACCCTAATCAAGTTGGGATAATTTTGTGCATGTATTTTAGCCATAATTAAGGCTATGGGTATCATATCTCAATTCGGAAAAACTCTTTTCAGCACACATATCTTAGTCATCACACTAAGCCTAGTGGTCATGGTCATCATCATGAAAAATTACCTTGGTGAGAAATTACATATTGGGCCTTTTAGAGCAATGAAAATCGGTCATGCAAATTGCCTTGCATGGGATTACTCAAATGTTGGCCAACTTATTAcattatgagttttgctacgtacaagcaaATTCGTGTATCAATTTTCGTATCAATGCTAttgcttttatatttaaaatttaaattgatataattttcattagAGTCTGACTTTCTGACCAATCACACTGAATTGGTGCACGTATTGATACGCAGAATCGCTTACAATCAAATTTTTCCTTACATTACACTGTTAGATATTAATCTAGACTTTAACCGTCAGATTAAAATCGTTGTTAGATCAAATGATTATCAGATAAAaactactaataaaaaaatgttcataTAAGTTTACATTATATTGTATGTTAAAAATATGACTGTTGGATATGCTATTATGCTCaataaggaaataaaaataaattattaaaatattattttaatgatttagcCAAATGTGTACATAATCTAATATGTGATGTATAGGATGTGCATGACATAAACTAGCTAAAAGGTATATTAAACCAAATgatgtcattttttattaattttttttttctaaaacataaGTGTAAAACGACGCCATTTAACTAATTTCAGTCaaacatcattttatataagaataaaatattatatatattgatcgaTTCACTAGTTTGAACACGGTTCAAATCGGAACCAAACCAATTGATATCGGTTTCTATTAATTTTGACCACCGACTGATCAATTCTCCACTAATTTTGGCTAGTTTTGGTTTATTCTAGTGGTTCCTTTTATAAGAGTACATATTGTGTGCTACAAATTGTATTTCAAATTTGATTTCAGTGATAACCTGATAATTTGTGGATGATTTtgtaaaagaaatgataaaatgagaataaacTGTACTTTTCTTTAAGAGTACACattcttttgaaaatgatgcaaaaaaatttaattattatcagAGTTGATGTAAGGGATTATTGTTTACTCTTTATGTTGACATAATGATGTGTGTACAACCTaaatatgatgtattatttctaagaaatataattatgtttgtTCAACCAAAATGATTAATTACTCAATCATTTTGATTCAtgtattaactttaagaactaTCTACAATATTCTCTGGCTTAGAGGTTTCTTTGATCATGTTCAAACAAAAGAGTTACCATGTCATTATCAATGACTTCAACtatttaagaaataattatattatgagTAGTGTTATATACAATCATGAAGTGTATAAATACCATGTAATTGCTTTTAAAAAGAGTGGGATGTacagttaaaaaattaattttttttttttaatattggtcTAGTATTTATTCAGTTTTCTCAAAATAATTGCACGGCGCTTTGTGCATTCACTGTTTACGAGTCAATGTATTAACCAAAATGGGATTTGATTGATGGTTTCTCTTCTCATCATGGAATGGAATCAAACACAATCGTTGGAGTCAAGATGGGTTAAGGGTATGTAGCAAAATGCATTTAAGATGGGAAGTTGAAGTTGATTATCAACTTATTGTCAACTGGTGGCGTAGGGCAAGAGAAGTGCATTGGGCAATAATCAGATttccaaaaagaaaccagccCACCATTCTTGGCAGTCAGTGTTCTTTGTCATTTACCTCACTTGTTGAATAAGTTCGTTAATATAGGTGGAACAtaagtaataagataatttCTACTTACTAAAAACatctaaaaatagaaataaaaatgaaaagatccCTTAGCCCTAATTTGGTAATTTTCCTTGAGTTAATGGACTCTCGAGTTGTAACAAAAAATACCAACTCGATTAAGGGATTATTTGGAATTATTTTAGGAatcttaaaaagtatttatatagTCTTAAAAACTCTCTGGTGGAAAAATTAAACTGTTTGGATGTTACATACtttaatatcaaataaagtatgtttaatatcaaataaagtactttttaatatcaaataagttaaaaaatatgtttaaggAAAAAGACTGTTAATAGGTGAAAATAACCATACAATTTTTAAGTAATTATattcccacaccacacactttacctattttaatattaatgtttattttatttttattaaactaattgagttgttctaCTTGTCAtccatatatcacatatttgttataggaaaaatgaaaaacaaattaaaataaatataatatgtggtATGCgggaatgataagtagaattatcctttaaagatatgatcataatctttaaaaaatcaaacGGTCGTCATTTCTATATCAGAAGacacttttaatttctttttaaacaaatataacatatttaaaagtattttaaacatcTAGTTattaaacagtaaataactttttaataatttattaaataagctATAGGTTAAAAACCCTAAAGTTGTAAGCTATATTTCTCACTACAATCCTAAGCATGCACTAAGTCAGCATCAAATCATATTCGTATAAGTTCACCCTAATTTGAATCCTTTAATTAAAGGGATAAGACTATTAGACCCTCTTGCTAATTTCCTATTGGATTCATATCGAATTTCCAAATCGTGTTAAAACTTGTTGATTCCAATCCTAGTCTACTTTGTAAATTCAAATTGCTAGAAGTCTCCTAATACAAATCCTTATTAAGTGGTTTCAACTCCATGCATGTATGTAACCCACCATGATCGTAGTGCAGAGAAAATAATTCAATTGCATTCTACCTCAACTTTGAACTTCTCAACTATGGAATGTTTCACCCTCAagacacatatacatatacatatacatacatgcatgcatacatatatattgtgACACAGACACACTTGCTCCATAAACAGCAATACCATCCAAAAAAGCAGAAAGGCTTTTCATCCACTCCAATAACGACCCAACAACTAGAGGAATTAGTGGGGTGGCATCATATCAGGTACTAGGTACCTTGAAGCCCCCATGGCCACAAAAGTAGGTTCCcaatcacatctcatcttcatAGGATTATAAATTCCCCATCCTCACACCTGATCTTCTCGAAAAAGATTGGAAAGaatccaaataaaaattgtttccACCTCCCCAATCAAGCATCCAAACCCACCAACCCACCATTGGGATCCACCTCATAGCAGATTCCCATGCTTTCAAATACaataacaaacaaataaaaagaagagaatAAAGGTAAAAGCAGTGGCAATCGAAGATAgcacagaaaaataaaagaaaaatacgaTATTGAGACTACAATTTTGACAATAATAAGTGATAATATAAGTTTACATCATCAAAGAACCAAATGCCCTACATCCTGTCACTATCTTCTCCCAAAATAATTCATCCATATACGGACCACATCAGCAACACTATTTTTTGTTCTTCCTTGTATTTTTTTCGTCTCCCAATAGACCTAGATACAGCATAAAAAATCtcatgcaaagaaaaaaaaaatacctttcCCCTCAAACCCATTACAAAATACAGTatgaaaaaaggaataaaagaaaaggGGGGACACCAATCCCAATGCTTCACTTAccaatgaaaggaaaaaaaaaaaaaaagacctagGTTATGATAAATATGGGGAGAGAATTACTTCACCGGGGCTTGGTCTTTGCAAAATAACCCAGATTAAGGATTCTCATCCTTCATGGCTTCTGTAATCACAATAAATGGTGagcaaataatatttataccGACTTTGTCTTTCCATTTCCTTCAATTGTTGCTATAACCTGCTTACCTCCCACGTTACCAACCAACTAAAAGAATTAATGATTTGAGTTTTAACTACCTCAAGCTCAGTGAAAATGAAATCATTTTCACTGAGCAGCAATCTGATCAATTTGCAACTGCTCGAGCCATGGTCCCGAAACAGCCTGATCACTGGATTCAGTCTGGTGCTTAGAATCAGAACCCTCAACAGACAGTGCTGTGCCAGAAACCAGGGCGGCTGCATTTTCTGTGTTTTCAGATGGTAATTCTTTAACCAGAGATTGAACCCATGATCCAACAGGCTCCTCTCTGTTACGTCTAATTGAACATGACTTGCGTAACCCTGCTAATTCATCTCCTTGAACAGACCAATCTACTTTCCCATTGTGGGACTCCCATTTTGCCCAAGAATGCCTGGGGGAGCCAACAAGGCTGTTAGATCCCAGATCACATGGTAGGTTGGATCCAAGATCCCGTGAGCTGAAGCTGCGcaattgttgctgatgcttctCGAGATGAGAAAATGCAGATACCCGAGAGCCCATTGGGGACAGAGGCTCAATGCTCCAAGGTGAAATCATCCCTGGAGAGGAAACACCAAATGAAGcctgcaagtgaggatgatcaAAATTCTGGGCAGGGATCACATTAGTTTTAATTGGAGATAACATGCTGTTCTGCTGCTGAAATTGATTAAGTGCCAATTTATGTGATGGAGAGAAAACAGCTGAAGCCGCATGTTGATCAGAATATCGTGGAGATGAGACCTCTGCGGAGAAGAGCTCATCTAGATTTGAGGGGCTCAAGGTTTTTGAATGGAAAGAAAGATTACTGGGAGAAATACTGATATGAGCTTGAGATGGACGGGAGAAATCATTCAGGTGCGGCTGTTGCTGCATTTCAAAATCCTGCGAAAACCTTAACTCAGTGGAGATGTCTCTTGCATTGAGAGAAGATCTCAGACGACTCATTTGCAGATTGCTGCCTGGAAGATGCAAGGTGGGGATGTTCTGCTGGGGCCAGGCCATGGACATGTGTGAAACACCATTACCAGAAGGAGACAGAGACGGAGAAAAAGGAGAAAGTGACATGGCAGACCCCACAGAGGGGGAGTTAGGAAACATGTTCAAGGCTGCTGCCATATCCATGACAGTGGCTGCAGAGGTAGCTGATTGAGGAGAAGGTAGTGCAGATCCAGAAGATGCATAGAGCAGTCGCAGTTCCTCATGCTTGTGGGCGAAGAAGCAAACCCTTCGCATGCAGCTCATGCCATCCTTGCAAAGTCGAGTTCTATATTGTGCTGGGTGCAGCCAACACTCAAACACTCCATGAGCGTATTCGCACAAATCTCCTCGTCTACAAGTTCCCTTCCGAAACTCTGGACATGGCACACAACTGTAATGATACTTCTTTGGGTCTCTCCTCCTGGCATTCTCACCCGGATGAACAAAAGGACACTCAGTCCAGTCATGGGAATAAGCTCGAGAACAAGGTCGGATTTTGAACGAGAACATTCGAAACTCATCAGTAGCATAAATGCTACTCTTGAGGTCAGGAAAAGATGGGTCAATCGGGTATTCTTTCTTCTCTGGCAAAGAACCGACATTTGAGCTATTAGGCTTACAATTTACAGGAGACAATATGGAATTTGAGACAAAGAAGGAACCCTTTTCTGGGGATGCCGGGAGGGGTGTAGAATTGGATCTCAACTCAACATTAGAAACATGTGGATCCTGCTGACAAGCAGGATAATCAATTCTTAAAAGCTCTTCAAGGGCAACCTTCAAATTGGATAGATTCGGTGGAGCAACAATAACATCACATGGGCGACGCCCATAGGCATCAGTAACATTAGGCTCAGCACCAGCACATAAAAGCAACTTCACAACAACCACAGCACCAATAgatccaccagaagcagcacaGTGAAGTGCAGTGCTTTTATCTGCACTGCTGGAGAGATTTACATCTGCTTCGGGAAGAGCAAGAATTAATTTCACAACATCAACGCTACCATATTTAGCAGCAACCATTAATGGGGTTCTATGCTCAAGAACCATGCTCTTTAAAAACTCCTGACGACCATACCATAGTCCAGTCTTGGTGATCACAGAATCATTACAGATAGATTTCTTGAAACCCTCTGCATCATTATCTGCTGCAAGCTCAAGTAAAATGGAGAAAGAAAGCTTAGATTTAACTGTTCCGGTTGGATTATTCATAGCTTTAGTCAAAGATCTGCTTTCTGAGGAAGAAGGCGGAGCCAGTTGGAGATTTAAATGCTCCCGACCAGCACACATGCTTTAATTAGCacccaaaaaaatccaaaagacGCCCAATCTACAAAGAATCAAATTCTAATTTATAAGAATAAACGTAGGGAAAACAACTAAGAATCATATACTAATATAAACCACGATTTCTGGCATCAATCCTCCAGGGAAAAAACAAAGATAAGTTAAATTAAAAGATACCCACTTCAAACGATGAACTGTGTAGCCCAAACCAGGCATATAAAGtaataaattgaaaacaaagaaaagcaaGGAAACAACCCAACCACCATTTGAAAGGACGTGAATAGAGAGACTTACCAAAACATTGGAAAGCGATGGGAATGGACTGAACGAAATACAAGGGTCAAGGAAGATAATGGGCTTAGAGGGTATATATCCCTTAGATACGATAAAAAGGGGCAGATTACAAACTtggtaaagaaaaattatcCCAAAATCTTGATGTATCGACATGGAAAGTGATAACCCGGATTCAGACTCCAAATGCATTTATCTTCCGGATCGGACCTCGAGACAACCCTCATTGCGATATTAAATTTCACTTAAAATAAggaggaaaaatattaaaaaaatgcataaagtCTGGTTGAAAAGAAGTAAATACGATATGAAACATTTCTTTTGAACCCTACAAAAGGGAATGCACATGGCATTTAAAAAATCTTGAAGGCGAAAAATGCAGAACTCTGCTCCTTTTGTTCGAGGAGAAAATAtaggaaaggaaagagagaaagaaaaggtaTGTTGGACATATTTTGTTTGAGTCaaacaaattcaaaacttttgaaAATCTTCAACTTTGCTCGCactttctcagcaaccaa is a window from the Carya illinoinensis cultivar Pawnee chromosome 14, C.illinoinensisPawnee_v1, whole genome shotgun sequence genome containing:
- the LOC122294836 gene encoding zinc finger CCCH domain-containing protein 56-like, with product MCAGREHLNLQLAPPSSSESRSLTKAMNNPTGTVKSKLSFSILLELAADNDAEGFKKSICNDSVITKTGLWYGRQEFLKSMVLEHRTPLMVAAKYGSVDVVKLILALPEADVNLSSSADKSTALHCAASGGSIGAVVVVKLLLCAGAEPNVTDAYGRRPCDVIVAPPNLSNLKVALEELLRIDYPACQQDPHVSNVELRSNSTPLPASPEKGSFFVSNSILSPVNCKPNSSNVGSLPEKKEYPIDPSFPDLKSSIYATDEFRMFSFKIRPCSRAYSHDWTECPFVHPGENARRRDPKKYHYSCVPCPEFRKGTCRRGDLCEYAHGVFECWLHPAQYRTRLCKDGMSCMRRVCFFAHKHEELRLLYASSGSALPSPQSATSAATVMDMAAALNMFPNSPSVGSAMSLSPFSPSLSPSGNGVSHMSMAWPQQNIPTLHLPGSNLQMSRLRSSLNARDISTELRFSQDFEMQQQPHLNDFSRPSQAHISISPSNLSFHSKTLSPSNLDELFSAEVSSPRYSDQHAASAVFSPSHKLALNQFQQQNSMLSPIKTNVIPAQNFDHPHLQASFGVSSPGMISPWSIEPLSPMGSRVSAFSHLEKHQQQLRSFSSRDLGSNLPCDLGSNSLVGSPRHSWAKWESHNGKVDWSVQGDELAGLRKSCSIRRNREEPVGSWVQSLVKELPSENTENAAALVSGTALSVEGSDSKHQTESSDQAVSGPWLEQLQIDQIAAQ
- the LOC122294592 gene encoding heterogeneous nuclear ribonucleoprotein H3, encoding MFYRGKFADGGDGREMGAKRQRVVDQGPSFYGTSPGPSFMYNASPYPYVNPSPPFPVVRIRGLPFDCTETDVAEFFHGLDIVDILFVHNSGKFTGEAFCVLGYPLQVDFALQRNRQNLGRRYVEVFRSKRQEYYKAIAKEVSDTRGSPHRRVQRAKSYDEGKDSAEHTGVLRLRGLPFSAGKDDIMEFFKDFVLSEEAIHITMNSEGRPTGEAFVEFGNAEDSKAAMVKDRMTLGSRYIELFPSSQGELEEAVSRGR